The sequence GGTTGATATCTACGAAGTGTTAAAGGCCGTTTGACGCAGATCGCTCGCCACCCGCGAACTTGCACAATTAGGTGTTTCGCGTTAGAACTTGAGCATTCGATTCTGCATTAGGAGGAATTTATGGGACGCAAGATCCTTGCCGTTATCGTTGCCTGCATTACAGCCATGGCGATCATCATGATCTTTCAGATGATCTCGACCGCGGCGGCCCCGATGCCACCAAAGAACTTTGAGTACATGACGGCCGAAGAACGGACGGCCTACATCGTTTCGCTGCCGTTGATGGTCTTTGCGATCGTCCTCGTCGGCTATATTGTGGCCGCGTTCGCGGGCGGCTTTGTCGCGCAAAAGATGGGTCGCCGATGGAGCGAGGGCCCGATGCTCTCTCTCATTATTGGGGTATTTCTGACGGCGGCCGGCATCGCTAACTTTTTCTTCCTGGTCCCGGGCCAGCCGATGTGGTTTGTCGCCGCGAGCCTGATCTCATACATCCCGATGGCTCTGATCGGCTATCGCCTCGCTAAGTAAGAGATCTACCGCGAAATACACGAAAAATACGAAAAAAGAGGTTTCCCTTCTATTTCGTATGTTTCGCGTATTTCGCAGTTAATTCTTATCCAAGTTGTAATATCGCCAACTCGGTTGAAAGTCGCGCGCAAGCTTCTGCTTCGTCAATATCGCCCTGACCATCTCGACCGGGATCGGCCCCTCGTGCAGGATCGCGTCGTGCCTATCCGTCATTTTCTTAGAACCGACGAGGTCGCGATGGAGTTGGTAGAACTGCAGCCCGCCCATCATGTATGCCATCTGATACAGCGGGCCGTAATCGCCGCTAAATGAGCGCCGCACCTCAGCGAGGGCGTTATCGCGTTCATGGCCCACCTTGTTGACTAGCAGATCGACGCACTGTTCGGGCGTCCAGTTGCCAAGATGAAAATTGAGGCTAAAAATGATCCTGGCCGCCCGGTGCGAACGCCAAAACAATGCCCCGATCTTGTCTTCCGGCGTCTTGACGAATCCCCGATCCCAAAGCAGGAATTCCCAATACAACGCCCAGCCTTCGGTATTGAAGGGCGTCCGGAAATCGCCGCGATACGGCCTGAAACGCTGGGCCATAAACCCTTGCAGGTGATGCCCCGGAATGAGTTCGTGGTGTGTCACCGCACGGGCAAAATGCGGATTATTGCCGCGCAGCGACATCATCTTTTGCTCGTGAGTCATGCCGTCAGTCGGATAGGCGACCAGTATCGTCTCGCCGCCGAGAAAGAACGGCGCGACCAGTTGGCGTTCCGGCGTCATCATCTCCATCCGCCAGCGTCGCGTGCAAGCGGCGGCACGGTGACGAGATCATTTTTCTCAACGTACTCGATGGCCTCATAAGCGAATTTCTTGATCAATTCCGGCTGCTTGCCCGGCTCGACATACTTTTGCTTGACGGCCTCGATGGCCTTCATATAGTCGTCGCCAAAGCCCATCTCGCGAGATGCCTTTTTGAACTCCGCAATGCACCAATCGAACTCCTTGTTCGCGATCTGCACAAGCTCCTCCGGCGTGTACGGGATCATCTCGAATTTCAGTTCTTCGACGAGCGCTTTGCGGCCGATCGGGTCGCCAATGATCGTCGTCTTGTCGTCGGCTTTGATGCCAACGAGTCTCTCAGTGATAAAAGTCTGATATTTGCCGAGAGCATCGTCCGCGGCCTTATACGGCGACTCACACCACCATGTAAATGTCGGATCGTAGGCATTGTAGAACGTGTACCACGAACGCAGATTCTGCCTGAGCGAACCAACAGTGCGGGCAGCACGATTGGCCACCGTTCGTTTGGGGTTCGCCGCGGAAGCGTTCTCGAATGTTCGCTGAGTGTCGGTGATCGTCTTTGCCAGATCGTTGAGCAATGCAGCGGACTTTGCTGCGTCGGCAAACTCGAGTTTCCGCCGGTTGTCCTCAAGGTCGCTGATCGTCCGGGCAAACGGTATCAAGGACGCCATCTCGACCAACTGAGCATCAAAGCGCGACTGCTCCTTGATCTCATGCTCGAGATAACTCCTGAACAAAATGTGATCGATCTGCTCGTCGTGATTCAGCTTGTCAAAATCGAGCTTCGAAAGCAGCGTAAGATAGCTAGAATAAAGCTCCTTGAGCCGCGCCGATCTGTTCAGGGATGCCGTCGCCGAATAATATCGGGTCAGGATTCCGTAGTCGGCGTCAAACTTCTCGATCACGCCCCGCAGCCGCGAGGGCGCTTCGCTGTAGGCCGTGAGCTCGTCAGCCTTTGCCTGACCGAACACAAACGAACTTAGTGCCGTAACAATGATCGCTACGACAACACAAAGGACCGATATTCTTCTCATAGACTTATGAAATCTCGTTCAGGAAACTAACGCCATCGGCAATTCTGACGCCGAAATTCTCAGCGATCGTCTGCCCGATATCCGACAGCGACTGCCGTGTGCCGAGATCGACGCCGGAAGCGGCCGATTTGCCAAAAACCAGCAGAGGAACATACTCGCGCGTGTGGTCTGAGCCGGGATAGGTCGGGTCGTTGCCGTGGTCGGCGGTCATTATCAGCAGGTCGTCATCACGCATTGCATCGACGATCTCGGGCAGGCGAGCGTCGAAGCGTTCGAGCGCCGCCGCGTAGCCCTCAGTGTCGCGCCGGTGGCCGTAGAGCATATCAAAATCGACAAAATTGCTAAAGATAAGACCCGTAGAATCATCATTTAACGCGCTTATCGTCTGATCGACGGTCTGCTCGTTGTTTTTAGCGGTCAGATCTTCGGTTACGCCCATGCCGTCGTAGATCGACGCGATCTTGCCGATGCAGACGACATCGAGGCCCGCGTCGCTGAGCTGTGGCAGCAGATTTCCGCCCGGCGGCGGCACGGCGTAGTCGTGGCGGTTCTCGGTCCGCTTAAAATCGGCGGCATTGCTGCCAACAAAGGGCCGTGCGATCACACGCGCCACTTCATCTTCTCCACGCAGGATGCCGCGGGCGATCTCGCACATCTCGTATAGGCGATCGAGCGGGACGACCTCCTCGTGGGCGGCGATCTGAAAAACACTGTCCGCCGAAGTGTAAACAATGGGCTTGCCGGTACTTACATGCTCTTCACCTAGGTCTTTGATGATCTCAGTGCCGCTCGCCGGGATATTGCCCAATATCCCGGGGATGCGAGCCTTCTCGACAAAATCATTGATAATACGCGGCGGAAATCCATCCGGAAACTTAGGAAAGCCCTGCTTGAGTATGATCCCCGCCATCTCCCAATGGCCGGTCGTCGTGTCTTTGCCGTCAGATTTCAGCGTGCATTTGCCGTAATTCCCCGTCGGCGAATCAACTGCTGCGAGCCCTTTCAATCGGGTGATATTCCCCAAGCCGAGCCTTTGTAGATTGGGAACATTGACGGTGCGCGATTCAAAGATATGCCCAAGAGTATCGGCACCTGCGTCACCCCAAGCCGCCGCATCCGGCATCTCGCCGATACCCGCAGAGTCCAACACCATCAAACAAATGCGCCGGAACCTTGATTCTGTCATCTTTACATTTTCTGTCATCTTTTTGTAGAATGACACAATTGAGGTAATTGACCTTTTATTCATTATGATTCAACACTCGACAAAAACCAAAGTCAACGAGGGCGGCCGGATCGTTATACCTGCAAAGATGCGAAAGGCCCTCGGCATCGAGATCGGCAAGAGCGTCACATTGACTCTGAGAGAGGACTCGTTGGAGATAACGACCCGTGCAAACGCCTTCAAACGTATCGAGGACATGATGAAACCCCACATCAAGCCCGGCCGCTCAGTGGTAGATGAGTTGATCAAAGAGCGACGTGTGGAAGCCGCAAAATGAATAGCCTTGTATTCGACTCATCGGCAATACTCGCGATCTATTACGATGAGCCGGGCAAGCGCAAAGCTCAGGAATTACTCGAAGAAGCCGATCCGATCATCTCATCGGTAAATCTATGTGAGGTATATACCAAGCTGTTGGAAGATGGTCTTGATGCCGGAGCGATCCGCGAATCATTCGATGCGCTTGAGATCAAGGCCGTGGATTTCGATGCGGGCGATGCATTGAACGCGGCTGAATTGTGTCGACCGACGAAAGGCCTCGGCCTATCCCTCGCTGACCGAGCATGCGTCGCCCTCGCGATGCGCAACAAAACCGCGGTGGTCACGGCAGATCGAACCTGGCAAAAGGTCAGCGGCTGCGAGATCAAACTAATACGCTAATTGAGCGGCGCGGTGTATCCCTCACGGGCTCGAACGACGGTCCCCTTTGGCAGGCCCGTCACATCGACGCGTAACTTTCGGTAGGTCCCGTCCTTTTTAGTATTCGACGGATAATATGCAAGCGTGTATTTTGTGCCGATCTCGTCTGCGACGCCCTTAAATGCGGCGCGGGCATCGCTGAGGTCGCCTATGGGGAAGACGCGGCCGCCCGACGCCTTTGCAAGATCCGCCATCTCCGTGTCGGCAAGTTCATAGAGCCTCTTACTGACGGCCAGCCGTTCAAACTCGCCCAGGTCGCAAAAGCTCACAGCGCGTTCCATTCCCGGCTTTGCTTTGATGCTGCGGTAGTATCGGCGTATTTGGGCACTCGAAAAGCGGATCGCCGTCTCGCAATCGCCCGACAGGTTTGATTCAAAGAATTCACGCGTATCGACCTTGATAAAAAAAGTTATCAAACCGGACGCCTCGATCATCTCCTTCGCCGACTCAAAATCGGCCGCGCTCGATGAATCAACGCCATCCGTCAATGCAACGAGCGCGCGGCGGCCGCGGAATTCCTCGGATGGTCGATTACCGAATACCTTCTCAACGACCTGTTCGAGCGAGTCGTAATATGGCGTGCTGTTGCTGGTGCTCACACGCTCGATCGCGGCCTCGAGCTTTGCTCGCTCCGAGGTCAGCGGATTCAGGACCTCACTCACGGCGAAGGCAGCCTGCTCGTCTCGCTCGGTCCTGTATGAGATGATCGCAACGCGGTCGCCCGGCCGCAGCGAGCGAACAAACGTGAGCGCAGCCCGCTTTATTAGTTGCAGGTCATTCCGCGCCGAGCCTGATGTGTCGAGCAGCAACGCTACCTCAAACGGCTCGGCAGTTGATGAGAAATCTGCGATCTCCTGCCGCTTGCCGTCCTCGTAAACAACAAAATTCGACGCCTTTAGCCCGCGGACCGGCACGCCTGCGGGTGACAGCACGGCCAGCGGAACGTCGACGAGCTGTGTGTCGACTTTGATCACGTCATCTGCTTTGGGGTCCTGAGCGAAGGCCGCACACGGCAGTCCGACAGAGCAAGCGAGCAACAGAAATAGCAGTCGTGATCTCATTAGGACAGCGGCCTCATCCGTTTCCCCGTATTGTAGCAGAAACCTCGAAGCGCTTTTGTGTCCGGCTTGGTGACAACTTGCAACTCCGGTGTGCTATGATTTACAGAAATTGAGTAGCTAATGGCTCGTTCTCGGTCCGCACTCTTGCCGGGGCCGTAGAAGAGATTTCGAGATCAAGATTTTCGGGAGAGGAATGATGAAGAAAGTACTTTTTTATGCAGCACTCACAGCCGTTGCTGCAGCGGCAGGTTTGAACTATCAGACAGCCGGCGTTCTCGCCGAGCGTTCGGGGTCGGATGACAGAAAGGCGGTGGCTGCCACGCGCCCTGCGAACACGACACCTCAGACCCTGCCGTTCACGCAGGACTGGACGAATACGGGCATGATCACGACCGCCGATGACTGGTCCGCTGTTCCCGGCATCCAGGGCTTTCTGGGCGATTACAATCCGGCGGGCGCGATCACCAATGTCGATCCCCGCACGGTCCTCGTGGACATGACTACGCTCGACGTTATCGCCAATCTCACAAATGCGACCGCCACTAACGGCGGTGTCGGTGAGTTTGAGATCACCAATCCTGTCGTCGGCCTGCAGGGATCGGGAACGGCGGACGCACCCAATCTCGTTATTTATCTCAATACGACCGGCCAGAGCAATATCCGTTTCCAGTGCCTCGTTCGCGACATCGACGACACAGCAGACAATTCGGTCCAGCAGGTTGCCGTCCAGTATCGAGTGGGGAGTACGGGTGACTTCTCGAATGTTCCTGGCAGCTACATCGCCGACGCAAGTGCCGGCCCCAGCCTGACCCTGGACACGCCGATCGACGTGACACTTCCGCCGCAGGCGAACAATCAGGCCAATCTGCAGATCCGCATCCTGACAACGAATGCGGGGGGCAGCGATGAGTGGCTCGGCATCGACAACATCAGCGTCACGGCCAACGGCCCGGTCCAGACGCGACGAACGCACGTTGATTTCAACGGCGATGGCCGCTCAGATTATGCGGTCGCACGCAATGAGGGCGGCCTCAAGGTCTGGTACGGCCAATATGCGGGTTCCTCAACCACATTTGCCCGTCAGTGGGGATTAGACGAGGACGAGGAGGCTACCGCAGATTATGACGGAGACGGCAAGGCTGATATCGCCGTCTGGAGGCGTGACACGGGCCCTAACAATCGGTCGTACTACTACATACTGAATAGTTCGAACGGAACATTCCGGGCCGACCAGTTCGGCAACGGCACCGACGAATCCCGTATTACAGGCGACTGGGACGGTGACGGTAAAGCTGATCTTGCGGTATTCCGTGAGAACGGAACGGCGGCCGACCCGTGCGGTGTGGGGAAATCGGTTTTCTACTATCGTCCGTCATCAGTGCCCGGGGCCGACTTCACGCCGATCTGTTGGGGACAGGCCGGCGATCGGGCCGCACCCGGTGATTACGACGGAGACGGTAAATATGACGCCGTCGTCGGACGGGACGTAGGCGGCCAGATTGTCATCTATATCCGCAATTCGTCTAACGGCAGCTTTAACGTGGTCTATTTCGGATTGGCGACAGATGCATTTGTCCCGGGTGATTACGATGGTGACGGACGCACAGACATCGCCGTTGCTCGTGAGATTCCGG is a genomic window of Chloracidobacterium sp. containing:
- a CDS encoding DUF885 family protein — translated: MRRISVLCVVVAIIVTALSSFVFGQAKADELTAYSEAPSRLRGVIEKFDADYGILTRYYSATASLNRSARLKELYSSYLTLLSKLDFDKLNHDEQIDHILFRSYLEHEIKEQSRFDAQLVEMASLIPFARTISDLEDNRRKLEFADAAKSAALLNDLAKTITDTQRTFENASAANPKRTVANRAARTVGSLRQNLRSWYTFYNAYDPTFTWWCESPYKAADDALGKYQTFITERLVGIKADDKTTIIGDPIGRKALVEELKFEMIPYTPEELVQIANKEFDWCIAEFKKASREMGFGDDYMKAIEAVKQKYVEPGKQPELIKKFAYEAIEYVEKNDLVTVPPLARDAGGWR
- a CDS encoding VWA domain-containing protein, with amino-acid sequence MRSRLLFLLLACSVGLPCAAFAQDPKADDVIKVDTQLVDVPLAVLSPAGVPVRGLKASNFVVYEDGKRQEIADFSSTAEPFEVALLLDTSGSARNDLQLIKRAALTFVRSLRPGDRVAIISYRTERDEQAAFAVSEVLNPLTSERAKLEAAIERVSTSNSTPYYDSLEQVVEKVFGNRPSEEFRGRRALVALTDGVDSSSAADFESAKEMIEASGLITFFIKVDTREFFESNLSGDCETAIRFSSAQIRRYYRSIKAKPGMERAVSFCDLGEFERLAVSKRLYELADTEMADLAKASGGRVFPIGDLSDARAAFKGVADEIGTKYTLAYYPSNTKKDGTYRKLRVDVTGLPKGTVVRAREGYTAPLN
- a CDS encoding phosphopentomutase, producing MTESRFRRICLMVLDSAGIGEMPDAAAWGDAGADTLGHIFESRTVNVPNLQRLGLGNITRLKGLAAVDSPTGNYGKCTLKSDGKDTTTGHWEMAGIILKQGFPKFPDGFPPRIINDFVEKARIPGILGNIPASGTEIIKDLGEEHVSTGKPIVYTSADSVFQIAAHEEVVPLDRLYEMCEIARGILRGEDEVARVIARPFVGSNAADFKRTENRHDYAVPPPGGNLLPQLSDAGLDVVCIGKIASIYDGMGVTEDLTAKNNEQTVDQTISALNDDSTGLIFSNFVDFDMLYGHRRDTEGYAAALERFDARLPEIVDAMRDDDLLIMTADHGNDPTYPGSDHTREYVPLLVFGKSAASGVDLGTRQSLSDIGQTIAENFGVRIADGVSFLNEIS
- a CDS encoding DUF885 family protein; amino-acid sequence: MMTPERQLVAPFFLGGETILVAYPTDGMTHEQKMMSLRGNNPHFARAVTHHELIPGHHLQGFMAQRFRPYRGDFRTPFNTEGWALYWEFLLWDRGFVKTPEDKIGALFWRSHRAARIIFSLNFHLGNWTPEQCVDLLVNKVGHERDNALAEVRRSFSGDYGPLYQMAYMMGGLQFYQLHRDLVGSKKMTDRHDAILHEGPIPVEMVRAILTKQKLARDFQPSWRYYNLDKN
- a CDS encoding type II toxin-antitoxin system VapC family toxin, whose translation is MNSLVFDSSAILAIYYDEPGKRKAQELLEEADPIISSVNLCEVYTKLLEDGLDAGAIRESFDALEIKAVDFDAGDALNAAELCRPTKGLGLSLADRACVALAMRNKTAVVTADRTWQKVSGCEIKLIR
- a CDS encoding AbrB/MazE/SpoVT family DNA-binding domain-containing protein; this encodes MIQHSTKTKVNEGGRIVIPAKMRKALGIEIGKSVTLTLREDSLEITTRANAFKRIEDMMKPHIKPGRSVVDELIKERRVEAAK
- a CDS encoding VCBS repeat-containing protein — its product is MKKVLFYAALTAVAAAAGLNYQTAGVLAERSGSDDRKAVAATRPANTTPQTLPFTQDWTNTGMITTADDWSAVPGIQGFLGDYNPAGAITNVDPRTVLVDMTTLDVIANLTNATATNGGVGEFEITNPVVGLQGSGTADAPNLVIYLNTTGQSNIRFQCLVRDIDDTADNSVQQVAVQYRVGSTGDFSNVPGSYIADASAGPSLTLDTPIDVTLPPQANNQANLQIRILTTNAGGSDEWLGIDNISVTANGPVQTRRTHVDFNGDGRSDYAVARNEGGLKVWYGQYAGSSTTFARQWGLDEDEEATADYDGDGKADIAVWRRDTGPNNRSYYYILNSSNGTFRADQFGNGTDESRITGDWDGDGKADLAVFRENGTAADPCGVGKSVFYYRPSSVPGADFTPICWGQAGDRAAPGDYDGDGKYDAVVGRDVGGQIVIYIRNSSNGSFNVVYFGLATDAFVPGDYDGDGRTDIAVAREIPGGGEFYILEADGGGTGAQPYTIGGIDPQTAQLAPGDYDGDLRTDIAVWVPGSPGTYMIRKATGVWEFFPFGQTGDEIVAEEIVSGG